A single Cryomorphaceae bacterium DNA region contains:
- a CDS encoding HYR domain-containing protein, producing the protein MTLTVTDENGNTDQCTATVTVEDNIDPTAICQDITIQLDASGNASISTSDIDNGSADNCGIDNISLDITTFDCTNVGPNTVTLTVTDENGNTDQCTATVTVEDNIDPTAICQDITIQLDASGNASISTSDIDNGSADNCGIDNISSISPHSIVPTSDQTP; encoded by the coding sequence GTGACCCTTACCGTCACCGATGAGAATGGCAATACCGATCAGTGTACCGCTACGGTGACCGTCGAAGACAACATCGATCCGACAGCCATCTGTCAAGACATCACCATCCAACTCGACGCTTCCGGTAACGCCTCCATCTCCACTTCCGATATCGACAACGGGTCGGCCGATAACTGTGGCATCGACAACATCTCCCTCGATATCACCACATTCGATTGTACCAACGTCGGACCAAACACCGTGACCCTTACCGTCACCGATGAGAATGGCAATACCGATCAGTGTACCGCTACGGTGACCGTCGAAGACAACATCGATCCGACAGCCATCTGTCAAGACATCACCATCCAACTCGACGCTTCCGGTAACGCCTCCATCTCCACTTCCGATATCGACAACGGGTCGGCCGATAACTGTGGCATCGACAACATCTCCTCGATATCACCACATTCGATTGTACCAACGTCGGACCAAACACCGTGA